The genomic stretch AAACttgtttcttccaaaatatccatagcatatttccgTTGAGAAATCATCAAACCATCTATAGATTGGgctacctcaatacccaagaaATAACGAAGCttaccaagatcttttgtctgaaATTGATTTGAGAGATGTTGCTTTAACTGGAGTATACCCTGCTGATCACTACCAgttatgacaatatcatctacatacacaataagataaatacaccCTTGGACTGAGTGACGATAAAAAAACAGAATGGTCTGGTTCACTACGGACCATACCAAATTGTTGTACTACAGTGCTGAATCTGCCAAACCAAGCTCTCGGAGAttgcttaagaccataaagagacATGTGTAACCTACACACCATATTCGATGACTCCTCCTGAGCAACAAATCCAGGTGGTTActccatatatacttcctcttcaagatcaccatgtaaaaaagcattttttatgtcaagttgatgaagaggcCAATGTCGAATGGATGCAATGGCTAGAAGAAGTCTAACAGATGTCATCTTGGCTACAGGCGAGAAGGTATCACTATAATCCAATCCAATATGAGTGTATCCTTTGGCTACCAAGCGAGCTTTAAATCGATCAATCTTACCATCTGGACCAACCTTCAATGTATAAATCCAACGACAACCTACTAAAGATCTCCCATGGGGTAGAGGAACCAGTTCCCAGGTACCACTGCTTTGAAGAGcacacatttcatcaatcattgCTTGCCTTCACTCAGGGTGAGACAATGCTTCACATGGAGTTTTAGGAATAGAAacagaagacaaagaagacaaacaagtatactacaaaggggaaagacgatgataacataaatcaatataatgTGGAGAAGGATTTCGTGTTTGACGTATACCTTTTCGAAGGGCAATCGGAAGATCGGACTCAGGTTGCAGGATCAGATCCGGTGATGTCGGAGGCATCGGAGGAGAGTCTGCAATGACCTCAAGGATAGGTATGACCTCAAGGACAGGTATGACCTCAGGGACAGGGATGACAGGCGTTGGGTGACGACGCTGATATGTTTGAAGTGGTCGAGAAGTGGGTGGGTCAGGAGCCCTAGACTGATGGGGGTAATGGTAGGCGGGACATTAATAACTACCGGAAAAGATGTGGGAGTACTTTCTTGAATGGGTTCTGGAGTTACGTGACTAGACTCGAAATATGGAACTGACTCGAAGAAGGTAACATCGGCCGATACTGGGTACCGTTGTAGAGTATGTTAATAACAACGATAACCTTTTTGGCATCGATGATAACTAAGAAAGACACACTTTAGTGATCGAGCTAAGAGTTTATCAAGACCAGGAGAGAGATTGTGTACAAAACATGTGGACCCAAAGACTCGGGGAGGAATTGGGTGAAGTGGGGAATTGGGAAAAAGGATTGAATGAGGAATTTTATTGTTAAGGACAGATGAGGGCATGCGATTTATAAGATAATATGTTGTTAGCACACCATCCCCCCAAAACCGAAGTGGAACATTACCATGGAGAAGTAGGGTCCGAGTGGTTTCTACAAGATGCCGATTTTTACGTTCCGCTACCccgttttgttgaggtgtgtgagGGCAAGATGTTTGATGGAGAATACCATTGCGTGACATGAAATTCTAAAATTGTTGGGATAAATATTCACGGGCATTGTCACTTCTTAAGGTACGGATAGACACACCGAATTGAGTTCTTATTTCTTGATAGAATTGTTCAACAATAGAAAATAATTCAGATCTATTCTTCATTAAAAATAACCACGTGCAAcgtgaaaaatcatcaataaaggtgacaaaatacctagactcaagagtagagacagtacgcgagggaccccaaacatcggtgtgaactaaagcaaaaggggACGAAGCTCGTTTATTGACTCGATTGGGAAACTGGCCACGAGTGTGTTTCCGTAGTTGACACGACTCACAATGTAAATTAGATACCTTCGATAAATTTGGCACCAACTTATGTAGTTTGGAAAGACTGGAATGACCTAACTGAACATGGATAGTGAGTGGAGAATCTTTGGCTGAGCATGTCTGAGATGACACAGAGAGGTAATAAAGGCCTTGAGACTCACATCCGACACCAATTGTTTGTCCCGAACTCCGATCCTGCAGGGTAACATTATTATTAGTGAAAGTGACACTACAATCAAGAGAACGAGTTAAACGACTGACTGAAAAtaaattaaatggacaattagGTACATAGAGGACAGAAGTAACCGAGAGAGAAGGTAGAATTCGAACAGTACCAATCCCTTCGGATCGGGTTTGAGAATCATTGGCAGAAGTTATAGTAGGTAAGAAACCGGATGTAGAGAGGGGAGATAAAAGATTTTTATTACCGGTAACATAATCAAACGCACCAAAATCAAAGACCTAagatccaagagaagatgattgAGAGAGACAAGCAGGTGAATTACCAATGTGTGCTACCGAAGCAGTAGAATCTAAGTTCTGATAATTCTGATACCACTTGAGGAAATCATCGTAGTTTGGCGTAAAGTTACGAGGAGTAGCCGTGAGTATCGGATCTGAAACAATTGCCCTATGGAGAGTGGAGCGGTTGAAAAATTGCCGGGATTGGCCGTCAGATGTGTTGTCACGTGCGGAGGTTTCTGCCGATGAAAAGTGGGGAACGGCTGGATCGGAAGAGGCGCTTCTACTGGTAGGTTACCGAAGAATTTTGAAAAGTGAGAGGCAAACCGGAGTGATGACACGGTTTGCAAAAAAAAACAGAGTGATGACACGGTTTGCAACAAAAGAAAAATCTCACCGGAAGACAGTGGGTCAACCGGGTAAAGCACGACGAAGAAAGAATTGCCTCTTAGCAGACTCTAGATACCATGTTGAAATACAAGAGACTgagagacatttgaataaactGTGTGTTTTGAAAAACATTACGGAGACTTTATTATAAAGAGAGATtataactaattacatgatatagtcgatgtgggactatttgatatacaaatattcttaatattatatttacaaatatcaacagAATATAACAACGCTTAAATACCAAATTTATTCGATATCAAGTCAACTGTTTAAGGATGAATTGGGATTCGAGAATTCATGATATCCTACTTATTTATTTATAATAAGTAGTGAATTCAAATTCCTCAATGAATATGAAACTCCGTTTTTTCTATGTCGatgaataactttttctatggatGTTTTATTCTTTAGAAGGTAAGAGAAAAGATAAAACtaaaaataaagtattaaattgAATTATTAATCCATATTCAAGTTTGAAACTCATGTAATTAACCTCTTTTCTTGTTATCTTGTTATTAACTTTATAGAAGATTAAAAGAATTAACTTATTATTAAGTCCATAGAAGATCAAAAGAATTGACCGTTGACCGTTGAGCTATCTTCATTGTTAAAAATATATTCGCTTAAATTTTTACACACATATTAAGAAACACAATAATACTGTCATAAGATATTACTCTTTTACTAACTTAACTATAACTTCGCCATATTAATTAATGTGTTAGAAGTAGTGTATCAAATAATAATTATATGACAATTGAAAAAAGAACATTCATATGATTAGAAAATGAGAATGACAGTTCTTTAAAAAAAGAATTTATTTATTAAAACGACAAATTTAAAGTGAAAAGAGTAGTACGCAAGAAGGAACTACAAAATGTGTGATCATAATCACTGTCTAATAAATAGAAATCTGAAATGCATATCGATAGAGATACATTTTTTATATTTATCTACGAGatacattttttttaaataaaatttaggtacaatttaattgaattgtacttaatatattaaaaaaaaatcattccGAGCACTTTACTATTCTCCGTTTCTTTTTAATTGTAGTTTGagtaaaaaaaattgttttttttaattgacgttttcaaaaaaatttaaaatttgagGTAACATTAATAGTCGTTTTGTCAAAATTACTCCTAATTACTTattaaaaagagaaaaaaaaataataaataattaaaaatattatagATAAAAAGACAATCATTATGTAAAAAATAAATCATTATTTAAAAAGTAGTAAAAATTATTAACTTTCTTAATATgcataaaaaaaattaaaaaagaacGGAGGGAGTATTTTACAAGAAAATTGATTTACTTTGtcaaaaaattatttttcaaagTTTATGTAATTTTTGTTGACAAAATATTAAATTTAGAGTCAAATGTGGGAAAAAAGATTTAAAGCTATCAAACAAAGGTTTAGAGGTATGAAAGTAGCTCTTTTGAGTGTTGACATTTTCATTCTCCTCATTTTAAGAGGCAATTTTCTCATAACAAAAGATAACAGTTATGAAGAGTCATTGTGATGGAAAGAAGATTTAAAGCTATAAACAAAGGTTTAGAGGTATGAAAATAGCTCTTTTGAGTCTTAGACATTTTCAATGTGTTCATTTTAAGAATTTTCTTATGGTGATTAACAAATAAAGCCAacataaattttaaaaatataataaaattgtTTTCGCAGTATAAACATTGTCTAAAATGCATTCAACTTATGTCATCAAAATATGAGGAAAGAGGTAAACCAAGttcattaaaaaaacaaaaaagcTGAATTGAgttaattttaaaaataaaatatattaaaaagAACAAAACCAAATATTATCATTTACAACTTGAAAACAATATTCATTTATAAGCCTCTCCAGGGTAACATATAGTTCATTTATATTCATGTAGCACTTTCATATATAAAACGTGTTATAACTCTTGAAGTTGTGGAAGAATATATTCACACCAAAAAATGTCAGTGATTTATTGACAGATTTATCACGATGGATCGGAACTCTGGATGTTATGTTTGGTTATTTTAGTACAATCAAATGGTCCAatctcttgatttttcttcaCCTGTAAACCATAATGAAACAAAGAAATAAGCCATATACAACAATACATCATCAAAATAAAAAGCATATAGTCACCATGAACGAATTGAGAAAGTAACATTAATAATATGCAACTTTCTGATTGAGATAACCCTATAAACACATTTGTGTATGAAACTTTACCAAAGTGATATCAATGGTTGAGAATGGAGATTGGGGGGCTTTGGTGAAATGAAAAAGGTTGATACAGGGCCAGTGAAAAGGCATTTGTAAAGGATGTGAAATTCCATAAATGTTCCAGTCAACCTAATTCTAATGGGTTATCTAATCACAAAAATACAAATATCAAATGCCTAGTTCTAGTATTTACTTTTTTGAAGTTAATAATTGAATTCATAGAAATTATACACGAACAAGTGAGATTGCAAAACAATCTTACGCTTTGAATTTGAATCAAATCTAGATACTGAAGAATGGACCTACCGGTGACCAAGGGTTCGGTTCATTCTGGACTTTGTCAGGAGGAGAGTTTTGTACAGCGCCACTCTTCATCATTAAAATCTCCTGCAGACGCAACAAATAAGATGAATCCAACATGGCAAAAATCACCACATTGCAAAGAACTAATTGCTTTATGTAAAGTCAGGAGCCTTAACCTtaaaaacaagtttgattccacTGCCATATGCAATTCAAACAATGCAAGTAAACATTTAACACAAACAATTACTAACAATTAGCTAACTTTGACAGTTTAAAAAATCAATGCAAACATACATAAACATAAATATTAAAAAGGGGGCGATGTTAAAGGCCAAAAAAATGGCAATGTAAGACTtcaaaacagaaaaacaagttGGCATGAAATACTTTGTCAGGAAAAGAAACTTAGTAATTAGGGATTAAAAGTATTGATGTTAGCTTAAGAAATTTGAGTCACCTCTCCAGCTGCTTCTATTGCAGCTAACCATTCCTCAGTAAAGGGAGCAACATTCAGTGGAGGCTTCGCTATCGGAACTTCCTGCTTGGTTTTAGTTGCATCTATTTCGCTGCCACTCACAAAATTAACATTGGTCACTCAATATGTAACGCTTCAAAACTGTCTTAGATTTAAAATGGAGGCTGCCAAAACATAGATGAACAAAAGTTATACAACAAAAATGATACTCACAGATGAATTATTTTGCCGTTGTCTTCTTCTGGAAAGTCGATTTTGTCTTTTGACTGACTTGCCATGTCAGTATTAGGAGACTTATCATTCTCAAAGACAGTAGTTACAGCTGCATCTGATAAACTTTCACTGTTCACTGAACCAACTTCATTACCTTGTAGGATTGTTTCAATGAAGATTGAATTATCTGAATCTAGTAACTTCGATTTTTCACTTAAAAGACATTGCTCCTCAGATTTCCAAGCAACTGCACTAGTAAAGGGGCCTTCACTCACTTGAATAGAAGAATCTAAATCAGCAGAAATAGCATTCCTATTGAGTTTCACTGAACTAACTTCGCTGCCTTCTGGGATTGTTGCGTTGAAGATTGAATTCTCTGAAGCTaataattttgatttttcacTTAAAAGACAGGGGCCTTCACTCACATCAATAGAAGAACCTAATTCAGCAGAAATAGCGTTCTCATTGAGTTTCATTGAACTAACTTCGCTGCCTTGTGGGATTGTTGCATTGAAGATTGAATTCTCTGAAGCTaataattttgatttttcacTTAAAAGACATGGATCTTCACTCACTTTAGTAGAAGAATCAAATTCAGCAGAAATAACATTCTCGAGTTGAATTTCAACTGAAGGAGATATATCTAATGAACCTTCTTCTGCACCGTTGATTTGCAAAAGTTCCACTTTTTCATCGACACCTTGATTTCCATCTTTGTTTACAAGCATATCTGAACTTAGTAACTTTGAATTTTCACTTAAACTACACTGCTTCTCACATATCAAAGAAACTGCAGTTGAAAAGGGATCTTCACTCACTTCAATAGAAGAGTCAAATTCAGAAGAAAAAAAGTTCATATTGAGTTGAGTTTCAACTAAAGGCAGTATATCCGACAAACCTTCTTCAGCATCATTGATTTGCAAAAGTTCAACCTTGTCTTCCACATCATGATTTCCATCTTCTGCACCATTGATTTGCAAGAGTTCCACCTTTTCATCCACATCATGATTTCCATCTTCTACATCGTTGATTTGCAAAAGTTCCACCTTTTCATCCACATCATTGATTTGCAAAAGTTCCACCTTTTCGTCCACATCACAATTTCCATCGTCTGCACCATTGATTTGCAACAGTTCCACCTTTTCATCCACATCATGATTTCCATCTTCTGCACCATTGATTTGCAAGAGTTCCACCTTTTCATCCACATCATGATTTCCATCTTCTGCACCATTGATTTGCAAGAGTTCCGCCTTTTCATCCACGTCATGATTTCCATCTTCTACATCATTGATTTGCAAAAGTTCCACCGTTTTATCCACATCATTAATTTGCAAAAGTTCCACCTTTTCATCCACATCATTGATTTGCAAAAGTTCCACCTTTTCATCCACATCACGATTTCCATCTTCTGCACCATTGATTTGCAAGAGTTCCACCTTTTTATCCACGTCATGATTTCCATCTTCTACATCATTGATTTGCAAAATTTCCACCTTTTCATCCACATCATTAATTTGCAAAAGTTCCACCTTTTCATCCACATCATTGATTTGCAAAAGTTCCACCTTTTCATCCAAATCACGATTTCCATCTTCTGCACCAATGATTTGCAAGAGTTCCACCTTTCCATCCACATCATGATTTCCATCTTCTACATCATTGATTTGCAAAATTTCCACCTTTTCATCCACATCATTGATTTGCAAATGTTCCACCTTTTCATCCACATCATTGATCTGCAAAAGATCCACATTTTCATCCAAATCACAATTTCCATCTTCTGCACCATTGATTCGCAAGAGTTCCACCTTTTCATCCACATCATGATTTCCATCTTCCACATCATTGATTTGCAAAAGTTCCACCTTTTCATCTACATTATTGATTTGCAAAAGTTCCACCTTTTCATCCACATCACGATTTTTATCTTCTGCACCATTGATTTGCAAAAGTTCCACCTTTTCATCCACATCACGATTTCCATCTTCCGCCCCGTTGATTTGCAAGAGTTCCACCTTTTCATCCACGTCATGATTTCCATCTTCTACATCATTGAGTTGCAAAAGTTCCACCTTTTCATCCACATCATTGATTTGCAAAAGTTCCACCATTTCGTCCACATCATTTATTTGCAAAAGTTCCACCTTTTCGTCCACATCACGATTTCCATCTTCTGCACCATTGATTTGCAAGAGTTCCACCTTTTCATCCACATCATGATTTTCATCTTCTACATCATTGATTTGCAAAAGTTCCACCTTTTCATCCACATCCTTGATTTGCAACACAACATGATTTCCATCTTCTACATCATTGATTTGCAAAAGTTCCACCTTTTCATCCACATCATGATTTCCATCTTCTACATCATTGATTTGCAAGAGTTCCATCTTTTCATCCACATCATTGATTTGCAAAAATTCCGCCTTTTCATCCACATCATTGATTTGCAGAAGTTCCACCTTTCCATCGACATCATGATTTCCCTCTATGTTTACAGACATATCTTCAATATGATGATTGGTAGCATTGTGCTCATTGCTATGGAACCCGCATCCTTCAAATGCATCCTCAACTAAATTTTGCTCCTTGATTTCTGTAGATGAAACAATAACTTTTGGCAGAAAGTCACTATCCAAGTGAACATCCTGGGAATTTACAGCAACAACAGCACTAGACTTTTGAAACCCAGGAAGATAGGAATCTTCATTTATGTTATTATCATCTGCCAATGAAGATGCTGAAACAGTTATACAATTTTCACTCAACCTATCCAATTCAAACTCCGGAGTTCTATCACGGATTGCTTTTGAGTCAATAACCTGGTCACATTCCTTATCCACTGGGCTTCTCAGGATGAAACCTAATTGATCATCTACAGGAAGCTGACAGTCTTTGATCTCAATTATTTTAGATTCATCCTCAGAAGCGTCATTGATTCCTAGTATGGAATTTTCAGGAGAACCTTTGGAAAATAAGCTCGTCACATGAACTGGCTGAGAACTGTTCATATCAGAGATATTTTCTTTTTCCGGTCCAATTTCTTCTACACCACTAGGATTTAGAGCCTTGGGTTGGTCTGCCTGTAACTGCTGACTAACTGCGTCTAAATTACTTTGGGTGGTTTTTTTGCAATTGATTATGAGACTCTCGTTCAATAAATGCCCCTGTGCATCTCCTTCATATCTACCAAATTCATCAGCACCACAATTTACCTGTTCAGTATTCTTACACGGGGTTCCTTGTTTAGATCCTTCGGGGACAGTTTTGCAAAAATCATCAAGGCTAGAATTTAAAAGTGCAGTCTTGGCACTCTTGTATCCCTTAAACTCTCCTGAAAACTCTGCCTGTAGTATCAAACTTTCCTTGAAAGGCGGAATGTCACCGGTGGGCCCTTTGATTTGATCATCTTCATCTTGTCCTATGGTATTCTGCACAGTATTAGAAGTTCTCTGCATGATAGGAAAGAGCGTAGACTGTGGTTCCTGATATGAAGACCGGTCCCCATTTGACGTAACATCATATAACTTGTTATCCAGAGTGTGGTCGGCCTCTTTCTCCAACTGCTCATGTGTCTGACTCTTTTTAAGAAGTTCATTCTCATGTGTAGGTATTACCATGTTCTCCATGCTAGAAATGATCTCATTTTCATGTAGTTCTCCTTGCTCCTTGGATTTTAAGATGACATCATCAAGAATGTTTTCAACCTCTGCTTGCTTACTTATTATTTCAAAAATCGAAGAATCACAATCCCCTTCTACACCAGGCATCTGCTTATTGTCTATTTGCACGATTGCTTCTGGCTTGACATCTGAAAGGCTTAATTCCTTAGTGTCTGACACTTTCTCCAGAGTGTGGTCAGCCTCTTTCTCCAACTGCTCATGTGTCTGACTCTTTGTAAGAAATTCCTTTTCATGTGTAGGTAATACCATGTTCTCCATGCTAGAAATGATCTCATTTTCATGTAGTTCTCCTTGTTCCTTGGATTTTAAGATAACATCATCAAGAATGTTTTCAACCTCTGCTTGCTTACTTATTATTTCAAAAACCGAAGAATCACAATCCACTTCTACACCAGCCATCTGCTTATTGTCTATTTGCACGATTGCTTCTGGCTTGACATCTGAAAGGCTTAATTCCTTAGTGTCTGACACTTTCTCCAGAGTGTGGTCAGCCTCTTTCTCCAACTGCTCATGTGTCTGACTCTTCGTAAGAAATTCCTTTTCATGTGTAGGTAATACCATGTTCTCCATGCTTGAAATGATCTCATTTTCATGTAGTTCTCCTTGCTCCTTAGATTTTAAGATGACATCATCAAGAATGTTTTCAACCTCTGCTTGCTTACTTATTATTTCAAAAACCGAAGAATCACAATCCACTTCTACACCAGCCATCTGCTTATTGTCTATTTGCATGATTGCTTCTGGCTTGACGTCTGAAAGGCTTAATTCCTTAGTGTCTGACACTTTCTCCAGAGTGTGGTCAGCCTCTTTCTCCAACTGCTCATGTGTCTGACTCTTTGTAAGAAATTCCTTTTCACGTGTAGGTAATACCATGTTCTCCATGCTAGAAATGATCTCATTTTCATGTAGTTCTCCTTGTTCCTTGGATTTTAAGATGACATCATCAAGAATGTTTTCAACCTCTGCTTGCTTACTTATTATTTCAAAAATCGAAGAATCACAATCCACTTCTACACCAGCCATCTGCTTATTGTCTATTTGCACGATTGCTTCTGGCTTGACATCTGAAAGGCTTAATTCATTAGTGTCTGACATTTTCTCCAGAGTGTGGTCAGCGTCTTTCTCCAACTGCTCGTGTGTCTGACTCTTCGTAAGAAATTCCTTTTCATGTGTAGGTAATACCATGTTCTCCATGCTTGAAATGATCTCATTTTCATGTAGTTCTCCTTGCTCCTTAGATTTTAAGATGACATCATCAAGAATGTTTTCAACCTCTGCTTGCTTACTTATTATTTCAAAACTAGAAGAATCAAAATCCACTTCTACACCAGCCTTCTGCTTATTGTCTATTGGCACAATTGCTTCTGAGTTGACATCTGAATGGCTTAATTCCTTAGTACGATTCTTTGCTGCCCCTTTGACAATTTTGGACCTTGCTTCTTTAACAGAAACTGTTCCCAACTTCCTTAGTTTAGGAATGTTACTCTCTGAAGGTTTGCAGGGTATGGAGCTTTTCTGCAAGCTGTGTGAACCGGAAGCTTTTACCTGCAAAGCAAAAATAATAGGCATGGACGTGTGATCAATATGTGAGTGTCATTTTATTGATGCATGCTTCTAAATATGATATAGGGAAATGAACATAATAATCATACCTGAGAAAAGAAACCAATGGAGGGAGATGGCTTCCGTAGGCCTGATGATTTTATTGTCCCTGTTTGATGCGTTGTTTGATCCATTCTGGATGGTGGACGTAGTATGGAAACTGGGGTATCCTGTGCAGCAGGTCAAAAATATTTCAAGAGAATAATCAAATAATTTGTAGTTAAATAACAAAAAATACAAAATTGATGGAGTAAAAAATTGAATATTTGAGTAAGTACCCACCGAAAGTTTTCCAGCCTGCTTGGTAAGACTTCTACTAACAGAACACTTGTCAGCCATATCAACTTTAGGGATGCTTGGAACATATGTAGGATTTTTTGACAGGCTAGAGATGCTTGGTGTAGGATTTTTTGACATGCGAGGGATGCTTGGCGTAGGATTTTTTGATAGGCTAGGGATGCTTGGCGTAGGATTTTTTGGCAGGCCTAACATAATAAAAACGAGATCAATAAATTTGGGGACAGAAAAAAGAGGGATTTCACACTTCTGAAGTTAAGAATGCTGAAGTGAGAGATTCATTTTAAACGGAAAAGTGAAAAGTTAGTGATTGATTAAAAAAGCCAATAGTTGAGATTTCGATCATATGCATGTATTTTGACTAACAAACTACAAAGTTGTTTAAATTTCATCGTTGATCTTTGAATTGACTACTATAAAGTACTCACATTTTCCTTCTGAAGTGTATTCCTAGGTTTACAAGAGTTAAATCCAGAAAAAAGGATCAAATACAAACTACAGAACTTACTAGGATGTGCATTCTGATTTCTTTTTGAGGAACCTGAGCTCAACATTCCACTCCTAGTGGTAGTTGCATTTGCAGAAACATTGGATTTTGGTCCTGGTATCCCAGTGATTTTTGACTCTTTACTCGGCATTTTAGCGGTGTCAGTTATTTTTAGTTTTCAAAGGAGTTAAGGTAAGCACTTTCATTATTCAACAGAAATACATACAACTAAATTCCAGCACACACACACTAAAGAGACTCCACTCTGCAACAGTTTGAGTTAACTTCAAATTTATAAAATCACTTCAGCTAAAATAAGATTACAGTTTTTATTCATGAAAGTCTTTATAAAGTTTATAAAAGGTTATGGAGAAATTAAATGAGAAAAGTACCACAAAAAGTAAAGAAGCAGAAATTAATTACAACTTATTCAATATAAACTTTTTCTTTAAAAAACACATAGTTACAGTAAGATTCTTTCTACGTTTTTTCTCATAAGATTCTTCTTGACAAAGCTGACTGTTAATAAATATGCATCTAAACAAGCTTATAAAATCACTTCAGCTAAAATGAGTTTACAGTTTTTATTCATG from Lathyrus oleraceus cultivar Zhongwan6 chromosome 7, CAAS_Psat_ZW6_1.0, whole genome shotgun sequence encodes the following:
- the LOC127100429 gene encoding uncharacterized protein LOC127100429 isoform X25, translating into MPSKESKITGIPGPKSNVSANATTTRSGMLSSGSSKRNQNAHPSLPKNPTPSIPSLSKNPTPSIPRMSKNPTPSISSLSKNPTYVPSIPKVDMADKCSVSRSLTKQAGKLSDTPVSILRPPSRMDQTTHQTGTIKSSGLRKPSPSIGFFSQVKASGSHSLQKSSIPCKPSESNIPKLRKLGTVSVKEARSKIVKGAAKNRTKELSHSDVNSEAIVPIDNKQKAGVEVDFDSSSFEIISKQAEVENILDDVILKSKEQGELHENEIISSMENMVLPTHEKEFLTKSQTHEQLEKDADHTLEKMSDTNELSLSDVKPEAIVQIDNKQMAGVEVDCDSSIFEIISKQAEVENILDDVILKSKEQGELHENEIISSMENMVLPTREKEFLTKSQTHEQLEKEADHTLEKVSDTKELSLSDVKPEAIMQIDNKQMAGVEVDCDSSVFEIISKQAEVENILDDVILKSKEQGELHENEIISSMENMVLPTHEKEFLTKSQTHEQLEKEADHTLEKVSDTKELSLSDVKPEAIVQIDNKQMAGVEVDCDSSVFEIISKQAEVENILDDVILKSKEQGELHENEIISSMENMVLPTHEKEFLTKSQTHEQLEKEADHTLEKVSDTKELSLSDVKPEAIVQIDNKQMPGVEGDCDSSIFEIISKQAEVENILDDVILKSKEQGELHENEIISSMENMVIPTHENELLKKSQTHEQLEKEADHTLDNKLYDVTSNGDRSSYQEPQSTLFPIMQRTSNTVQNTIGQDEDDQIKGPTGDIPPFKESLILQAEFSGEFKGYKSAKTALLNSSLDDFCKTVPEGSKQGTPCKNTEQVNCGADEFGRYEGDAQGHLLNESLIINCKKTTQSNLDAVSQQLQADQPKALNPSGVEEIGPEKENISDMNSSQPVHVTSLFSKGSPENSILGINDASEDESKIIEIKDCQLPVDDQLGFILRSPVDKECDQVIDSKAIRDRTPEFELDRLSENCITVSASSLADDNNINEDSYLPGFQKSSAVVAVNSQDVHLDSDFLPKVIVSSTEIKEQNLVEDAFEGCGFHSNEHNATNHHIEDMSVNIEGNHDVDGKVELLQINDVDEKAEFLQINDVDEKMELLQINDVEDGNHDVDEKVELLQINDVEDGNHVVLQIKDVDEKVELLQINDVEDENHDVDEKVELLQINGAEDGNRDVDEKVELLQINDVDEMVELLQINDVDEKVELLQLNDVEDGNHDVDEKVELLQINGAEDGNRDVDEKVELLQINGAEDKNRDVDEKVELLQINNVDEKVELLQINDVEDGNHDVDEKVELLRINGAEDGNCDLDENVDLLQINDVDEKVEHLQINDVDEKVEILQINDVEDGNHDVDGKVELLQINGAEDGNRDVDEKVELLQINGAEDGNHDVDEKVELLQINGADDGNCDVDEKVELLQINDVDEKVELLQINDVEDGNHDVDEKVELLQINGAEDGNHDVEDKVELLQINDAEEGLSDILPLVETQLNMNFFSSEFDSSIEVSEDPFSTAVSLICEKQCSLSENSKLLSSDMLVNKDGNQGVDEKVELLQINGAEEGSLDISPSVEIQLENVISAEFDSSTKVSEDPCLLSEKSKLLASENSIFNATIPQGSEVSSMKLNENAISAELGSSIDVSEGPCLLSEKSKLLASENSIFNATIPEGSEVSSVKLNRNAISADLDSSIQVSEGPFTSAVAWKSEEQCLLSEKSKLLDSDNSIFIETILQGNEVGSVNSESLSDAAVTTVFENDKSPNTDMASQSKDKIDFPEEDNGKIIHLEIDATKTKQEVPIAKPPLNVAPFTEEWLAAIEAAGEEILMMKSGAVQNSPPDKVQNEPNPWSPVKKNQEIGPFDCTKITKHNIQSSDPS